Proteins encoded together in one Balaenoptera musculus isolate JJ_BM4_2016_0621 chromosome 6, mBalMus1.pri.v3, whole genome shotgun sequence window:
- the SAPCD2 gene encoding suppressor APC domain-containing protein 2 isoform X2 has protein sequence MAGAAMAEPGRGPPFAPAPGTEGLPRAFLQSLRTLFDILDDRRRGIVHLREIESRWQGADARELPRGVLEGLRQVAPASGYLTFERFVAGLRTSLLSADGGTRAPARAPARGGCPARPGGQPPPPQRLVFAPADEPRTVLERKPLPLGARPPPAGPGGAARSLEKLCSPAEAAPGPQEPERPQGAALERSPNTDADAVAYRARELGVGDARWGPRARGERRRHTITNGVDCDLLKQMKELEQEQEVLLQGLEMMARGREWYQQQLQRVQERQRRLGQSRASAGFGAEGSPRLLGQLLPKVQEVARCLGELLAAACAGRGPWAPPWPPPRPRSPAGSGRPFSC, from the exons ATGGCCGGAGCCGCAATGGCCGAGCCCGGCCGCGGGCCGCCTTTCGCGCCCGCGCCCGGCACGGAGGGTCTGCCGCGCGCCTTCCTGCAGAGCCTGCGCACCCTCTTCGACATCCTGGACGACCGGCGGCGCGGCATCGTGCACCTGCGCGAGATCGAGTCCCGCTGGCAGGGCGCCGACGCGCGCGAGCTGCCCCGCGGCGTGCTCGAGGGCCTGCGCCAGGTGGCCCCGGCCAGCGGCTACCTGACCTTCGAGCGCTTCGTGGCCGGCCTGCGCACCTCACTGCTGAGCGCCGACGGCGGCACGCGGGCCCCGGCGCGCGCCCCGGCCCGGGGAGGCTGCCCGGCGCGGCCCGGGgggcagccgccgccgccgcagcgcCTGGTGTTCGCGCCGGCCGACGAGCCACGGACGGTCCTGGAGAGGAAGCCCCTGCCCCTGGGCGCGCGCCCCCCGCCGGCCGGCCCGGGCGGCGCGGCCCGGAGCCTAGAGAAGCTGTGCAGCCCGGCGGAGGCGGCGCCCGGCCCGCAGGAGCCCGAACGGCCCCAGGGCGCGGCGCTGGAGCGGAGCCCGAACACGGACGCTG ATGCAGTGGCCTACAGGGCCCGGGAGCTGGGCGTGGGGGACGCCCGGTGGGGTCCCCGTGCCCGAGGGGAACGTCGGAGACACACCATCACCAACGGTGTGGACTGCGACCTG ctgaagcagatgaaggagctgGAACAGGAGCAGGAGGTGCTGCTGCAGGGCCTGGAGATGATGGCACGGGGCCGGGAGTGGTaccagcagcagctgcagcgcGTGCAGGAGCGCCAGCGCCGCCTGGGCCAGAGCAGGGCCAGTGCC GGCTTCGGGGCTGAGGGGAGCCCCCGCCTGCTGGGGCAGCTGCTGCCCAAGGTGCAGGAGGTGGCCCGGTGCCTGGGGGAACTGCTGGCCGCGGCCTGCGCCGGGAGG GGCCCCTGGGCCCCGCCCTGGCCCCCGCCTCGCCCTCGGTCCCCGGCTGGCAGCGGCAGACCATTCTCATGCTGA
- the SAPCD2 gene encoding suppressor APC domain-containing protein 2 isoform X1, with product MAGAAMAEPGRGPPFAPAPGTEGLPRAFLQSLRTLFDILDDRRRGIVHLREIESRWQGADARELPRGVLEGLRQVAPASGYLTFERFVAGLRTSLLSADGGTRAPARAPARGGCPARPGGQPPPPQRLVFAPADEPRTVLERKPLPLGARPPPAGPGGAARSLEKLCSPAEAAPGPQEPERPQGAALERSPNTDADAVAYRARELGVGDARWGPRARGERRRHTITNGVDCDLLKQMKELEQEQEVLLQGLEMMARGREWYQQQLQRVQERQRRLGQSRASAGFGAEGSPRLLGQLLPKVQEVARCLGELLAAACAGRALPSSSSGPLGPALAPASPSVPGWQRQTILMLKEQNRLLTQEVTDKSERITQLEQEKSALIKQLFEARALSQQDAGPLDSTFI from the exons ATGGCCGGAGCCGCAATGGCCGAGCCCGGCCGCGGGCCGCCTTTCGCGCCCGCGCCCGGCACGGAGGGTCTGCCGCGCGCCTTCCTGCAGAGCCTGCGCACCCTCTTCGACATCCTGGACGACCGGCGGCGCGGCATCGTGCACCTGCGCGAGATCGAGTCCCGCTGGCAGGGCGCCGACGCGCGCGAGCTGCCCCGCGGCGTGCTCGAGGGCCTGCGCCAGGTGGCCCCGGCCAGCGGCTACCTGACCTTCGAGCGCTTCGTGGCCGGCCTGCGCACCTCACTGCTGAGCGCCGACGGCGGCACGCGGGCCCCGGCGCGCGCCCCGGCCCGGGGAGGCTGCCCGGCGCGGCCCGGGgggcagccgccgccgccgcagcgcCTGGTGTTCGCGCCGGCCGACGAGCCACGGACGGTCCTGGAGAGGAAGCCCCTGCCCCTGGGCGCGCGCCCCCCGCCGGCCGGCCCGGGCGGCGCGGCCCGGAGCCTAGAGAAGCTGTGCAGCCCGGCGGAGGCGGCGCCCGGCCCGCAGGAGCCCGAACGGCCCCAGGGCGCGGCGCTGGAGCGGAGCCCGAACACGGACGCTG ATGCAGTGGCCTACAGGGCCCGGGAGCTGGGCGTGGGGGACGCCCGGTGGGGTCCCCGTGCCCGAGGGGAACGTCGGAGACACACCATCACCAACGGTGTGGACTGCGACCTG ctgaagcagatgaaggagctgGAACAGGAGCAGGAGGTGCTGCTGCAGGGCCTGGAGATGATGGCACGGGGCCGGGAGTGGTaccagcagcagctgcagcgcGTGCAGGAGCGCCAGCGCCGCCTGGGCCAGAGCAGGGCCAGTGCC GGCTTCGGGGCTGAGGGGAGCCCCCGCCTGCTGGGGCAGCTGCTGCCCAAGGTGCAGGAGGTGGCCCGGTGCCTGGGGGAACTGCTGGCCGCGGCCTGCGCCGGGAGG GCTCTGCCCTCGTCCTCCTCAGGGCCCCTGGGCCCCGCCCTGGCCCCCGCCTCGCCCTCGGTCCCCGGCTGGCAGCGGCAGACCATTCTCATGCTGAAGGAGCAGAACCGGCTCCTTACCCAG GAGGTGACCGACAAGAGCGAGCGTATCACACAGCTGGAGCAGGAGAAGTCCGCCCTCATCAAGCAGCTGTTTGAGGCCCGTGCCCTCAGCCAGCAGGACGCTGGGCCCCTGGACTCCACCTTCATCTAG